The following is a genomic window from Sulfitobacter pontiacus.
GCAGTGCCCGCGGGTTTCTTGGTGCCCGTGCCGGATCGTGGCGGGGCAACACGCAGGGCCACGGCGTTCATGAACTTGGCCGTATCGCCGCGCGCCAGATCCGCAGCACCGTCGCTGATCCCGCGCAATACGTCATCCAGCCACTCCTGCTCTGCCTTGGCAAAGTCGCGCAGGACATAGCCCGGTACGGCGTCCTTATGCCCCGGATGCCCTACGCCAAGGCGCACACGGTCATAGTCGGGACCGATATGCGCATGGATCGACCGCAAGCCATTATGCCCCGCATGCCCGCCGCCGGTCTTGCATTTCACCTTGCCGGGGGCGAGGTCGATTTCGTCGTGCAAAACGATCACATCCGCCGGTTCAAG
Proteins encoded in this region:
- the pth gene encoding aminoacyl-tRNA hydrolase, whose protein sequence is MKLIVGLGNPGAKYAGNRHNIGFMALDRIAQDHGFAGWKTKHNGLTVEGRFGADRVVLLKPETFMNNSGQSVQSAMRFHKLEPADVIVLHDEIDLAPGKVKCKTGGGHAGHNGLRSIHAHIGPDYDRVRLGVGHPGHKDAVPGYVLRDFAKAEQEWLDDVLRGISDGAADLARGDTAKFMNAVALRVAPPRSGTGTKKPAGTAAKAQAAAPKPAQPAPTQPKAEPAPQTDDRSAMQKLLDRFK